In Silene latifolia isolate original U9 population chromosome X, ASM4854445v1, whole genome shotgun sequence, the following proteins share a genomic window:
- the LOC141618445 gene encoding uncharacterized protein LOC141618445, whose protein sequence is MYMYQGQQGAQILTSMHSLGFWNVRGLNDLNKQRVVRSFLHNNGVGLFGLLETKLKPSMLLNRNTSICDGWSVSTNCSWHKGSRIWVLWKPDLFYIQFVSYSAQHIHMMVHSRVDNKDFQLTMIYAFNGLYERNELWNTLKGISTNCCMPWLWLGDFNTVLSPIERLGGNATDAEMEVYSRLDRAMGNQEWLDGYANSLAHFHPEGLFDHCPCTIVDRNAAIGGKRTFKYFNMWGLAPSFKESVAMAWATVYRGTKMFSLVKKLKALKPILKSINRECFSDVENNTSIELVSARDSFLLQKAKVQWSLEGDLNTSYFHHVIKKRMMLNKVFQIEDQAGKLCTDGDTIQSRAFLEYYQGLLGSSTSTTEVNVNVVEGPTSVKYFRPISCCNVLYKAISKILCNRLALVLPDIISKNQGAFVKGRSILENILICQDLVRLYHRGNASPRCMFKLDLQKAYDSIEWAFVDQMLGALMFPEKFRQMVMTCVTTSSFTLNLNGAQFGYFKGRRGLRQGDPISPLLFCMCMEYLSRVMEFATRKWYFRYHPLCKSLKLTHLLFADDLLMFSKGDVQSIMLILRVMATFSAASGLIVNASKSEVVFCGVTDSLKNDIIQISGYQEGKLPFKYLGIPIQPGRLNRVDCNVLIEKIVSKVRGIGARKLSYAGRLVLINSIFNTLHNYWASIFLIPKGVIKRIEAICRNFLWCGESEYNRTPLVSWHDICFSKKEGGLGIQNTGVWNVASVGKLVHWLFTKADRLWVLWIDHVYLKGNTWVASPGGYTVSSGYHWMQGSHPPVLWYKDVWDTWLLLKYSFIAWLIQRKALNTRVKLHRLGLCLSDHCVLCEVGKETHDHLFTECDYSARVIAVVEERLHLCFTGSNQFYSKLRKKTCRMARMVTCYMIWNERNVCRLTLQLSRPEILVSIISQHVHNRLVFKMATVVTANDCDWLSSLHIRCSFCT, encoded by the exons atgtacatgtatcaaggacaacaaGGTGCCCAGATCCTAACATCAATGCATAGCTtaggattttggaatgttaggggtcttAATGACCTGAATAAGCAGCGAGTGGTGAGATCTTTTTTGCACAATAATGGGGTAGGGCTTTTTGGTTTGCTTGAAACAAAACTGAAGCCTAGCATGTTATTGAATAGGAATACCTCAATTTGTGATGGTTGGAGTGTCTCCACTAACTGTAGTTGGCATAAAGGTAGTAGAATATGGGTTTTATGGAAGCCTGATCTTTTTTATATTCAGTTTGTATCTTATAGTGCTCAACATATTCACATGATGGTTCATTCTAGAGTTGATAATAAGGATTTCCAGCTTACCatgatttatgcttttaatggTTTGTATGAGAGAAATGAGTTATGGAATACTCTCAAAGGAATTTCTACTAATTGTTGTATGCCTTGGCTTTGGCTTGGGGATTTCAATACTGTTTTGTCTCCTATTGAGAGGTTAGGGGGTAATGCTACTGATGCTGAAATGGA GGTCTACAGTAGATTGGATAGGGCTATGGGAAATCAGGAGTGGTTAGATGGTTATGCCAATAGCCTTGCTCATTTTCACCCTGAGGGCTTGTTTGATCATTGCCCCTGCACCATTGTGGACAGGAATGCTGCTATTGGAGGGAAAAGGACtttcaaatattttaatatgtgggggcTTGCTCCTAGTTTTAAAGAATCTGTTGCTATGGCCTGGGCTACTGTCTATAGAGGGACTAAAATGTTTTCATTGGTCAAAAAGCTTAAAGCTCTTAAACCTATTCTGAAGAGCATTAATAGAGAGTGTTTCTCTGATGTGGAAAATAATACTTCT ATAGAGCTAGTTTCTGCTAGGGACAGTTTTCTGCTTCAAAAAGCTAAGGTGCAGTGGTCCTTAGAAGGTGATCTTAACACTTCCTATTTCCATCATGTCATTAAGAAAAGAATGATGCTCAACAAAGTTTTTCAAATTGAGGACCAGGCAGGGAAGTTGTGTACTGATGGGGATACTATTCAAAGCAGAGCTTTCTTAGAGTACTATCAAGGGTTACTTGGGTCTAGTACTTCTACCACCGAGGTTAATGTGAATGTTGTCGAAGG GCCTACCAGTGTCAAGTATTTCAGGCCAATTTCATGTTGTAATGTGCTTTACAAAGCTATCTCCAAAATTCTTTGCAATAGGCTGGCTCTTGTGTTACCTGATATTATCAGTAAAAATCAGGGAGCTTTTGTTAAAGGCAGGAGCAttcttgaaaatattttgatttgccAGGATTTAGTTAGACTGTATCATAGGGGAAATGCCTCTCCTAGATGCATGTTTAAGCTTGATTTGCAAAAAGCTTATGATTCTATAGAATGGGCTTTTGTAGATCAAATGCTTGGTGCTCTTATGTTCCCTGAGAAGTTCAGACAGATGGTTATGACTTGTGTCACTACTTCTTCATTTACTCTTAATCTCAATGGGGCTCAGTTTGGATACTTCAAAGGAAGAAGGGGTCTAAGACAGGGTGACCCTATCTCACCTCTTCTTTTCTGCATGTGTATGGAATATCTGTCAAGGGTTATGGAATTTGCAACAAGGAAATGGTATTTCAGGTATCACCCTCTTTGTAAGAGTCTGAAACTTACTCACTTACTGTTTGCTGATGATCTACTAATGTTTAGTAAGGGAGATGTGCAGTCCATTATGCTTATTCTCAGAGTTATGGCTACTTTTTCTGCTGCATCAGGGCTTATAGTCAATGCTTCTAAATCTGAGGTAGTGTTTTGTGGAGTCACTGATAGTTTGAAGAATGACATTATACAGATTTCTGGCTACCAGGAGGGGAAGCTTCCTTTTAAATATTTGGGTATACCTATCCAACCTGGTAGACTGAATAGAGTTGATTGTAATGTGTTAATTGAGAAGATTGTGTCTAAAGTTAGAGGGATTGGGGCAAGGAAGCTAAGCTATGCTGGTAGACTTGTGCTCATCAACTCTATTTTCAATACCCTTCATAATTATTGGGCTTCCATTTTTCTGATTCCTAAGGGAGTCATCAAAAGAATAGAAGCAATTTGTAGGAACTTTCTGTGGTGTGGTGAGTCAGAGTATAATAGAACTCCCTTGGTGTCCTGGCATGATATTTGCTTCAGTAAGAAGGAGGGTGGTCTGGGTATTCAGAATACAGGGGTGTGGAATGTTGCAAGTGTGGGTAAACTTGTTCACTGGTTATTTACAAAAGCAGATAGATTATGGGTGCTTTGGATTGACCATGTCTATCTGAAAG GTAATACCTGGGTAGCCTCTCCTGGTGGTTACACAGTCAGTTCAGGATATCATTGGATGCAGGGCTCACACCCCCCTGTCCTATGGTATAAGGATGTGTGGGATACTTGGTTATTACTCAAGTattcttttattgcttggttgATTCAGAGGAAGGCCCTTAATACTAGGGTTAAGCTTCACAGGTTGGGTCTTTGCTTATCTGATCATTGTGTTCTTTGTGAAGTGGGAAAAGAAACGCATGACCATTTGTTTACTGAGTGTGATTATAGTGCTAGGGTCATTGCTGTTGTTGAGGAGAGACTTCATCTTTGCTTTACTGGCTCTAATCAATTCTACTCGAAGCTTAGGAAGAAAACTTGCAGAATGGCAAGAATGGTAACCTGCTATATGATTTGGAATGAGAGGAATGTCTGCAGGCTTACTCTTCAGCTTAGCAGACCTGAGATTTTGGTATCCATAATTTCACAGCATGTGCATAACCGACTGGTATTCAAAATGGCTACTGTGGTGACAGCTAATGATTGTGATTGGCTAAGTAGTTTACACATTCGTTGTAGCTTCTGTACTTAG